Proteins found in one Quercus robur chromosome 2, dhQueRobu3.1, whole genome shotgun sequence genomic segment:
- the LOC126714016 gene encoding uncharacterized protein LOC126714016 — MGYKRKKSESELEPEIENDRKKPMTQKEEKEILPSTIKNKEKRSEVHAKLKHQKKLEKRKKAKARDAAEKRALELGEEPPPKMVPRTIENTREFDETVCKPDDEELFAGNDADEFGAILKRDRTPKVLITTCRFNSSRGPAFISELLSVIPNAHYYKRGTYDLKKIVEYANNKDFTSLIVVHTNRREPDALLIIGLPEGPTAHFKLSKLVLRKDIKNHGNPTNHKPELVLNNFTTRLGHRIGRLIQSLFPQDPNFRGRRVVTFHNQRDFIFFRHHRYIFDRKESKQTDSKGKEAKDAKGEKASQERVIARLQECGPRFTLKLTSLQHGTFDSKGGEFEWVHKPEMDTSRRRFFL; from the exons ATGGGGTATAAGAGAAAGAAGAGCGAAAGCGAATTAGAACCAGAAATCGAGAATGATCGGAAGAAGCCGATGACGCAGAAGGAGGAGAAGGAGATACTGCCTTCGACGATAAAGAACAAGGAGAAGAGGTCGGAAGTGCACGCCAAGCTCAAGCACCAGAAGAAGCTCGAGAAGCGTAAGAAGGCTAAGGCTCGCGATGCTGCCGAGAAGCGAGCTCTCGAGCTCGGCGAGGAG CCGCCGCCGAAGATGGTTCCTCGTACCATTGAGAACACCCGAGAATTCGATGAGACCGTGTGTAAGCCTGATGATGAAGAG CTGTTTGCTGGAAATGATGCTGACGAATTCGGTGCAATTCTAAAGCGTGATCGTACTCCAAAAGTTCTAATCACCACTTGCCGTTTCAATTCTAGT AGGGGACCTGCTTTTATATCAGAGCTGCTTTCTGTGATCCCAAATGCACATTACTACAAGAGAGGAACCTATGACTTGAAAAAG ATTGTAGAATATGCGAATAACAAGGATTTCACTTCTCTTATAGTTGTTCACACCAATCGTAGGGAACCAG ACGCTCTCCTAATCATTGGCTTACCGGAGGGACCTACTGCTCATTTCAAGCTTTCAAAGCTTGTTTTGCGGAAGGATATTAAG AATCATGGAAATCCAACCAATCATAAACCCGAGCTAGTGCTGAATAACTTCACAACACGCCTGGGTCATCGTATTGGAAG ATTAATACAGTCACTTTTCCCACAAGATCCAAATTTTCGTGGTCGGCGAGTTGTCACATTCCACAATCAGCGAGATTTTATATTCTTCCGGCATCATCG GTACATTTTTGACAGAAAAGAAAGTAAACAGACTGACTCAAAAGGTAAAGAGGCCAAGGATGCCAAGGGTGAGAAAGCTTCTCAAGAGAGAGTAATAGCCCGTCTTCAG GAATGTGGCCCTCGTTTTACACTGAAGTTGACCAGTTTGCAGCATGGAACATTTGATAGCAAAGGCGGGGAATTTGAGTGGGTTCACAAG CCGGAAATGGACACGAGCAGAAGGAGGTTTTTCTTGTGA